One region of Peptococcaceae bacterium 1198_IL3148 genomic DNA includes:
- the rimM gene encoding ribosome maturation factor RimM (Essential for efficient processing of 16S rRNA), whose translation MGEQYITIGEIVNTQGIKGEVRVLPQTDFPERFKELNEVLIYHQNQRFTYQITSARQHKQFIIIKFAEVTDMNGAEKLKGALMQITPDQLVSLPKDNYYIFEIVGLDVYTTAGEKLGSLKQVLKTGANDVYVVKPPTGADILVPALKQVVKEINIEANRMVVELPEGLLD comes from the coding sequence ATGGGTGAGCAATACATTACAATAGGTGAGATCGTTAACACTCAAGGTATCAAGGGAGAGGTGCGGGTGTTGCCCCAGACTGATTTCCCAGAACGGTTTAAGGAATTAAACGAAGTCTTAATTTATCATCAAAATCAACGGTTTACATACCAGATCACATCGGCTAGGCAGCACAAGCAGTTCATCATTATAAAGTTTGCAGAAGTAACTGATATGAACGGAGCCGAAAAACTAAAGGGAGCGTTAATGCAAATCACCCCAGATCAATTGGTGTCGCTACCTAAGGACAACTATTATATCTTTGAAATTGTTGGTCTTGACGTGTATACCACTGCAGGGGAAAAATTGGGTAGCCTTAAGCAAGTGCTAAAGACCGGTGCTAATGATGTTTATGTGGTTAAACCACCCACCGGTGCAGATATACTGGTGCCAGCACTAAAGCAGGTGGTAAAAGAAATAAACATAGAAGCCAACCGCATGGTGGTGGAGCTTCCCGAAGGGTTGCTGGACTAA